Proteins found in one Pyrus communis chromosome 15, drPyrComm1.1, whole genome shotgun sequence genomic segment:
- the LOC137716896 gene encoding protein SOB FIVE-LIKE 5-like, translating into MNISPSQCNSGCESGWTSYLDESSYLSQSQFQKPGGFADYVETKEEEDLSMVSDASSGPPHYHEFDEDCVYENRSSFSVSWGSKLGKKGKKKSKGSGSREQHLDDTASSPVLNYSKKKLSANFPKDESSMQNVLDYSEGFSATHIKGKSALLQHFGFFKSSLAKTPASQKPGDFQGGSWE; encoded by the exons ATGAATATATCACCATCACAATGCAATAGTGGGTGTGAATCTGGATGGACAAGTTACTTAGATGAGTCCTCCTATCTTTCTCAAAGTCAGTTCCAAAAACCTGGGGGTTTTGCTGATTATGTGgagacaaaagaagaagaagatctgTCGATGGTGTCTGATGCTTCTTCTGGACCTCCACATTACCACGAATTTGATGAAGACTGCGTGTACGAAAACAGGTCTTCCTTTTCGGTTTCGTGGGGTTCCAAGTTGGGAAAGAAGGGCAAGAAGAAAAGCAAAGGAAGTGGCAGCCGAGAACAACACCTTGATGACACTGCTAGCTCCCCAGTCCTCAACTACTCCAAG AAGAAGTTGAGTGCTAATTTCCCAAAGGATGAATCTTCAATGCAGAATGTATTGGATTACTCTGAGGGTTTTTCTGCAACACATATAAAG GGAAAATCTGCATTGCTGCAGCACTTTGGTTTCTTCAAGTCATCTCTAGCCAAAACTCCAGCTTCACAAAAACCAG GTGATTTCCAAGGAGGAAGTTGGGAGTGA